From Prochlorococcus marinus XMU1419, a single genomic window includes:
- a CDS encoding ferredoxin:protochlorophyllide reductase (ATP-dependent) subunit N: MSKVEFNKETGPREVFCGLTSIVWLHRRMPDAFFLVVGSRTCAHLIQSAAGVMIFAEPRFGTAILEEKDLAGLADAHEELDRVVNDLIERRPEIKTLFLVGSCPSEVIKLDLATVAEKLNKRFSGQVRFVNYSGSGIETTFTQGEDGALKALIPLMESSDEEKLLLVGTLANNVEDRFKKIFRNLGISNIESFPPRQSTELPKIGKNTKVLLTQPYLSDTIRDLKHRGCEIISAPFPLGIQGSTEWFLAAAKAFKISEHKVHEIISPLIDRAKLALESHKEILKGKRLFLLPESQLEISLARFLHNECEMDLIEVGTPYLNKDLMKEEINLLPDNTKIVEGQHVEKQLDRVRESNPDLVVCGMGLANPLEAEGISTKWSIEMVFSPIHGIDQAADLAGLFSKPLRRNQILTSKTLVTH; this comes from the coding sequence ATGAGTAAAGTTGAATTTAATAAGGAAACTGGGCCCAGGGAGGTTTTTTGTGGTTTAACTTCAATAGTTTGGCTCCACAGAAGAATGCCGGATGCATTTTTTCTAGTTGTAGGCTCAAGGACATGTGCTCATTTAATTCAAAGCGCTGCTGGAGTTATGATTTTTGCTGAACCAAGATTTGGGACGGCTATTCTTGAAGAAAAAGATCTTGCTGGTCTTGCTGACGCTCATGAAGAATTAGATCGAGTGGTAAATGATCTTATTGAGAGAAGACCAGAAATAAAAACTCTTTTTCTAGTTGGATCTTGTCCAAGCGAGGTAATCAAATTAGATCTTGCCACTGTTGCAGAGAAATTAAATAAAAGATTTTCAGGTCAAGTGAGATTTGTTAATTACTCTGGCAGTGGGATAGAAACAACTTTTACCCAAGGAGAGGATGGCGCCTTAAAAGCTTTAATTCCATTAATGGAGTCATCAGATGAGGAGAAATTATTATTAGTTGGGACTCTTGCAAATAATGTAGAGGATAGGTTTAAAAAGATTTTTAGAAATTTAGGAATTTCAAATATTGAGAGCTTCCCACCCCGTCAATCAACAGAATTACCAAAAATTGGCAAAAACACAAAAGTTTTATTAACTCAGCCTTATTTAAGTGATACCATTCGAGACCTAAAACATCGTGGGTGTGAAATAATTTCAGCTCCATTTCCTCTTGGTATCCAAGGAAGTACTGAATGGTTTTTAGCAGCAGCGAAAGCTTTCAAAATTAGTGAACATAAAGTTCATGAAATTATTTCGCCTTTAATTGATAGAGCAAAACTTGCTCTTGAATCTCATAAAGAAATACTTAAGGGGAAAAGATTATTTCTTCTTCCTGAATCGCAACTAGAGATATCTTTGGCAAGATTTTTGCATAATGAGTGCGAAATGGATCTTATAGAGGTAGGCACTCCTTACCTAAATAAAGATTTAATGAAAGAGGAGATTAATTTATTACCTGATAATACAAAAATTGTCGAAGGGCAACATGTAGAAAAACAATTAGATCGAGTGAGGGAATCTAATCCAGACTTAGTAGTTTGTGGGATGGGTTTAGCTAACCCACTTGAGGCAGAAGGAATCAGTACTAAGTGGTCAATAGAAATGGTATTTAGCCCAATTCATGGAATTGATCAAGCCGCAGATTTGGCAGGTCTCTTCTCCAAACCTTTAAGAAGGAATCAAATATTAACTTCAAAAACTTTAGTAACGCATTAA